A DNA window from Elephas maximus indicus isolate mEleMax1 chromosome 17, mEleMax1 primary haplotype, whole genome shotgun sequence contains the following coding sequences:
- the LOC126060649 gene encoding putative olfactory receptor 8G2: MAAGNHSTVTEFLLTGLTEKQELQLPLFLFFLGVYVVTAVANLGMITLIGLSSHLHTPMYYFLSSLSFTDLCCSTVITPKMLVNFVTEKNIISYLECMTQLYLFAFFIISEGSMLAVMAYDRYVAICNLLLYNVTMSYQVCSWLVVEVYMMGLIRTTADTFCTLKVVFCKAKIINHYFCDLFPLLELSCSSTYINEVVILCFSTFNILASILTILASYVSIIASILLIHSTVGRSKAFSTCSSHISAVTIFYGSAAFMYLQPSSVSSLDQDKVLYHYFYFIFYYYILYHCCANAEFADLQPEELGCQSCCK; encoded by the coding sequence ATGGCAGCGGGAAATCACTCCACAGTGACTGAGTTCCTCCTCACTGGGCTAACAGAAAAGCAAGAGCTCCAGTtgcctctctttcttttcttcctaggagTCTATGTGGTCACAGCGGTTGCGAATCTGGGCATGATCACACTGATTGGGCTCAGTTCTCAcctgcacacccccatgtactatttcctcagcAGTTTGTCCTTCACTGATCTCTGCTGTTCCACTGTCATTACCcccaaaatgctggtgaactttgtgacagagaagaacatcatatcCTACCTTGAATGCATGACTCAGCTCTAcctatttgcattttttattatATCAGAAGGCTctatgctggctgtgatggcataTGATCGCTATGTTGCCATCTGTAATCTATTGCTTTACAATGTCACTATGTCTTATCAGGTCTGCTCCTGGCTGGTAGTTGAGGTATATATGATGGGTTTGATTCGTACCACAGCTGATACATTTTGCACGCTTAAAGTGGTTTTCTGCAAAGCTAAAATAATCAACCATTACTTCTGTGATCTTTTTCCACTACTGGAGCTGTCCTGCTCCAGCACTTATATCAATGAAGTGGTAATTTTGTGCTTCAgtacatttaatattcttgcATCAATCTTGACCATCCTTGCCTCCTATGTCTCCATCATTGCCAGCATTCTGCTCATCCACTCCACTGTGGGCAGGTCCAAAGCCTTCAGCACATGCAGCTCTCACATCTCAGCTGTTACAATCTTCTATGGTTCTGCAGCATTCATGTACCTGCAGCCATCAAGTGTTAGCTCCCTGGACCAAGACAAAGTTTTataccattatttttattttatattttattattatattttataccATTGTTGTGCCAATGCTGAATTCGctgatctacagcctgaggaattaGGATGTCAGAGTTGCTGTAAATAA